CGGCGCTTGTTGGCGCATTTACTGGGCTGTATTCCGGTTATCTCTCGGATAAGTTTGGTCGTAAATGGGTTATGGTGACTGGCAGTACCATTGCAGCGTTTGCGTATGCAGGCATTGGGTTTGCAGACCAAATTTGGCAATTCTTTGTGTTGATATTATTGACGGGTTTTATGCGGCCGATGATAGAAGCACCCTCAAAGGCTGTGATCAGTGATAATTTGTCCAATTTAAAAGACAGAGAGTTGGCGATGAATATTCGTTACTTTTTGATTAACTTAGGCGGTGCGATTGGGCCATTAATTGGTATTACCTTGGCGCTGGAGCAACCTCAGTCTTTATTTGTCGCTACTGGAATCGTCTATGTTGTTTATGGTGTGTGGTTACTCATTGGTATTGAGCCTAAACTATCTCAGAAAGAAGACGGTAAACCTCAGATTGATAAAAGCTCGGTTCCCAATTTTTCTGCGATTGTGCGAGTGATCAGCAAAGACACCATTTTTGTGAAATTGATGGTGGCAAACTTCTTGATGATGTTTGTTTATGCTCAGGTCGAATCGTCCATTCCTCAAGTCATTGTACGCTCATCCATACAAGATGCGGGTCAACTCATCGCCAGTTTGGTGTTGGTGAATACGTTAACGATCATCATATTCCAGTTCCCAATGCTGAAGTTGATGGAGCATCTACCACTCTTTGTTCGTACCCGAATTGGCATGGCTCTGATGGGGCTTTCTCAAGTGGGCTTTTTACTGACTCCGGTAGATTCAGTGATTGGCTGGGGGTTAGCGTGTTTTGTTTTAAGCATGGGCGAGGTGATCGCGTTTCCAACCTTGAATGTGCAAATAGACCGCTTAGCGCCACCTCATTTAAGAGGCTCTTATTTTGGTGCTGCAGCGTTATACAGCTTAGGTTTTGCCGTTGCCCCGCTTGTTGGTGGCATGGTACTAGGGACGTTAAGCTCTAACTGGCTGTTTGGTCTGTGTATTGTTCTGTGTGGCGTCATGATGGTGCTTTATCGCCGAGTTGAGCAAAGTGACGAGCTCGCCAATAGGCCAATGGAAGCTGAGGCATAAGCATAGAGCTTAGAGCTTTATTGATAAAAAGGCATCCATTCGTATGATTGGATGCCTTTTTTATTAATAGGAGGCTAACGTAAGTAACTCGCTAAAAATAGTACTCTAGCGCGGCTTCTACAAAATCATCTTGTCTACCAAAATAGAGTAAATCTGTCGGGGTATCATTTTGAAGTAACCACGCATCAATTCGCCATTTCCAATTGTTATTGAATCGGCTTGATGCTTCTACGCGACCGTTGTACACGTCACTGTTGTCGAGATCCTGAGTTAGCCCAACTAAGATTTCTGTGCCCTGTATGTCATTGGCAACCCATCGAGTACCGATGAATATATCATTTTGGCCTATCGTCTGAGCGTTGTTACCACGGGAGTCGTAGAGGTATTCACTGATTAGGCCAATATCCCAACTACTATCCCATACGCCAATCATGGTGTATTCAAACCCAGTAACAAGACCTGTATGTGTATCTCGGCTGTCTCTATATATGCTCTCCAGTTTCCATAGCCAATCGCCTACGATGCCTTGGAGATCCAAACCCACTTGCGACATTTGAGCGTAATAAGGCGTAATGCCGTTGCTACCCAGTAAGTAATAAGGGTCTCGGTTTGTGCCGTTAAAATAGCTAAGGCCGATATCCCAATCTCCCAGCATTTGTGTGTAGCGTAGTGCATAGTCAACGTGCTCTGCTTCACGAGAAGATTCGTATTGAGCGCTTTTTCTGACGGGCGTCGGCGGTCTTAATCTACCATCGGAACCGGCGAAAGTACGCTCGCGAAAGTAGGGTAAAACCAGCGCATCCAGCGTTCCCCATTGGCTTGGATAGGTAAAGTGAACCATGGGTTGTCCCAGTTTTTGTTCACCATCAAGGGACTCAACCGAATCAGACTGGTTGACTACATCAACCAAATGCGCAGACTCAGTGACGCCCCAGAAAACCTTACTGATGCCGATACGAACTTCCGCAGTGTCGAACAAATGCAAATATTGCGCTTCACGAATATCGGCATGTGTGCGCTCGCCGTCCATGCTATCTAGCCGAGCAAAGGGAGTAAAACTCCAGGCACCATTGTCGGTCTGCCAATACCACTCTGGCTGGGCAGTGATGGATGACTGAGATTTACCCTGGTCATCCAATCCAGATTGAAAGAACTGCCTATGCTCGACACTGATTTTCCCCGAGACTTCAGCATACAAAGTGGGTGATGCAGTTACCGCTAAGGCGAACCACAGAATCGATGTTTGTTTCATGGCCAATCCTTAGCGAATGCGTTTAAGGGCATTTTTATTGAAATCACTTTCTTTAAGCCCTGTTTTGAATTCCATATCTTGAGTGGTTAGTGTCGTTTTCTTACCGGACTGATGGTTAACCATTTCCATCTTGTGGGCGCGCCAGTATTGGCCTTGATATTGTTCATACTGTGCAAAGGTTAGCGTTTTTAGTAGTGACCCCTTTCGGTCATAGAATTCGACCTTGAGTGGGCGGTACTCAGCTTGTTCTAACCAAACCAATTGCTTGGTATAACCTGAGTTCTTATCGGTAGGGATTTGCTCCATAACAAAGGTGCTGTAGCCGTTATACTCTTCGTCTTTTAAGTAGTTAAAGGTGTATTTTTCTAGCTCAAAGGAGCTTAAGTCCTCATAGGCAAACTCACTGCCCATAAATGGGCCTGATTTGTTGCGAGAAGAGATGCGCTTGACTCGTTTCAGCGCTGGGAGATATAGCCACTGATCGTCTGCTTGTTGTATGTGCGAGTGGTTAAGAAAAGCGGTGCCTTTTACATCCCTTGGTTGGTCAAATATGGTTAAGCCTTTATCACCGTCTTGTTCTACCTCCAATGACTTCATTCGCATTAGTCTTGTGCTACTTTCTCCGTGAGCGTTGCTCAGTTCCATATTCATTGTTGCTGTTGAATCTTGCCAGCCGGTATCTCTTGCTTTTCGTTCCATAGCGATTTCAAGCCCACGAGACGCGTCGGCGAAAACACTGACACTAAATAATGTCGCGGTAATCAATAGAGTAGAGCGGGCAATGGTGTTAAATGATGTATTCATGGTTAGTCCTTTAAATTGAGTCGTTGTTTGACAGGGCTAAGTCCGTCCTTAGCCCTGTCGTTTTTTTATGCCTGCTGCGGGCTTGGGTTGTTTGCTTGATTGATGGCATCGTTTGTTTGGGATTCTGGCTGGGTATCTTTGTCAAACAACATCAACAAAGTAGGCAGGAAGATGAAGTCCACCACTAGCGCCAAGAAGATGACTAGAGCACTAAGTTGGCCCATATCGGCGTTAAGCCTGAACGACGACAAACCTAATATTGCGAAGCCTGCGACAAGCACTATGGTCGTAATGACCAATGCTCTTCCCACCGTGTGGAACGCATACCTAACGGCTTGTTCTGCGTTGTTTCCCTCTTTTCGAGCTCGTTGGTATTTGCTAAGGAAGTGAACGGCGTCGTCGACCACAATGCCTAACGTTAAGGTAACCACCACAGAAAGACCTAGGTTGATCTCCCCTGAATACAGCGCCCAAATACCAAAGCCAATAACGGCCGGAGCCATGTTGGGCACGATGCTGATTAGCCCCAACTTGAACGAACGCAGAGCAAAGATCATGAGGCCGGAAATGAGTATTAAGGTGATGGGTAACGTAGCAAGCATGCTAGCCATATTGGCTTCACCGATGTGAGCAAACATGAGTGAGGGGCTAGACGCTTGAATTTGATACTGGGGTGCATTGTCGGCAAACCATTGATGGATACGTTGTTCAATATCGACCAGTTGCTTGCTGCCTAAGTTCTGAGTCGTTAGCATCATGCGAACCGAAGACTTATCAATGTTGATCTGATTATTGAGATCGAGCCCGTAGGGTAATGACATCTCATACATTAATAAGTATTGCGCGGCGAGCTCTCGGTTGAGTGGCAACTGGTAATAGGTTGGATCATCACCGTGCATGTTTTGGTTTAGGCGCTTGTATACATCGGAAAGGGACGCAACGTGATCCGTTTCGGGTTGTGCACGTAGCCAATCGGTGAATTCACCAAGCACCGTCAAGAATTTCGGGTCAGCGATGCCTTGAGATTCTCCAGTTTTAACCGCAATTGCGATGTTGGTCATTCCACTGATGCGCTCTTCCATAAAGTCAGCGGCTTGTCTAAAGCTGTTACTGGTATCAAAGTACTTTACTGAGTCGTCGTTAATCTGGTTGAGAGGTAACAATGAGGCGGAAATGGCAATCACTAGTGCTGAAATAGGCAAAAGTGCTTTTCGCTTGGCGACAACAAAATCCCCCAGTCGATCCATATAATTGGGTTTTTGCTCAGCTTGAAGTGTTACTCGAATTGGAAGCACTTTCAGCAATGCGGGAAGTAAAGTAAAAGATAAAATGCAGGCGATCATAACGCCAAGAGCGGCCAAGTTACCGAAGTCCCTCAATACCGGAGAGTCAGACATATTCATCATCAAAAAACCGATGGCAGTCGTCACGGAAGTAATCAAAATCGGCATGAAGTTGACCCAAATACTATGAGCTATGGCTTCTTGCTTGCCTTTTCCTTGCAGCATTTCGTGGCGCATCGTCGCAATGACGTGCACACAGTCTGCAACGGCGAGCGTTAATACCAAGGTTGGGATGTTTACGGTTGCAGTGCTTAGGAACATACCCGCCCAACCAGAAAGTCCCATTGTTGCCGCGACAGAACCTATGATGACCAGAAGAGTGGCGATAACGCTAAAGATCGAACGCAACATTATGGTCAGAAAGAACAATATGACAAGCAACATAGCGGGAACTAACGTTGAACTGTCTTGTTGAGCTGATTCCATAAAAGCGTTGTTTAATGCAACAATACCTGCCGTGTGAAATTCAATACTAGGGTAGGCGAGTTGGTATTTTGCCAATAAGTCATTGGAAAAATGAACCACTTCAAGCAGTTCTGCGGTCTCGTCGATTTTAGGTATCTGTAGCGTTACATTGATTACGGTGACGTCACCGCGTTCTGAAACAACAGACTGTTTAAGGACTGGTTCATTGACAGCAATATCGCGGACTTTGTCTATTCTCTTTGCCGTGTGTTGATATTCTGAATAGAGTAAATCTTCGACAAGTAAGTCATCTTCAAATGCTTCAGTGTGCTGATAATTAGCCAATGAATCGACACGACTAGAGTACGGGATCTGCCACGCATCTGTTGTAAATGCTTGAATCATAGTTAATGTTTCAGGGCTGAATATATTATTGTCTTTTGGCGCAACAATAAAGGCCAGGTTATCTGTTTTATTAAACGTCGCTTGGATTTCTTCAAACGCTTGCAGCTGGGGGTTCGTCCCATCAAAGAAGATGTTGTAGTCTCCCCTGAAATACAGGTTTTTTCCTCCGACTATGGCAACGATCAGGGTTAACGTTGTCATGAATAGTACCCAGCGCGTATGGCTGATGGGGCTCTTAAGTAAACGGGTAAAGAAGTTCGGTTGTTTGTTCATCACACTCTCCGTTTGTGACGTTTCGTCATCAATATGCCATTAAAAACCAGCGAGGCTGGCTAATGTCACCTAAATTATCGGAATAACTCCAATTTGGAGTCAGACTCGATGATATTTTTGACGAATCGTCACGAGGAGGCATTTAAAAACCCGAAATACGGGCTTAAAATGGTGCTTAACGTAAACCTTTAGAGGCTAAAAAGGCGACTTCTTCCGGAAATAATTCCTGTTCGACTCTTTGCCAAGTTTTGCGGTAATCCCATTCGCTTGAAAGTGGTTTCCAGTTGAGGCCATCTAATAAGATGCTTGCGTTATGTAACACTGAATAAGGGTCTTGAAGCCTATCGATACAGTAGCTTTCCGATGCATTTTTTGCCAAAGCATTGGAGCCAAAAGCGACAGACCAGTTTGCGAACACGATGGCATCGGCACTCAGCCCTGAAGAATATTGTAAGTCGCCCGTTTCTACGGCATGTTGCACGAGTAGATCGGCGCTTTTTATGACTTCTTCTTCAAGTTTATTGAGTTCCTGTACTCGTTTAGGCGATGCTTTATCCAGTACCCAAGGGGTTTTGGCTGTCATCGCACAGTCAGAAAGTACCGGTTCCATTTGCACATATAAGCGATAAGCTACATGCATGGCCATGACTTTCTCTCGTGAGGTTCCTTCAAATGCGCTACTGCGTATAAACATAGCTGCTTCCTTCTTTAACGAAAGAATGCATAACGCTAATACCACATCTTCTTTGCTACAAAAATGGTTATAGATAGTCCCCTTAGAATAAGGGCTTATCGCGGTTAACTTATCCATTGTGAAGTTTGCAAAGCCTTGCTCTTCAACCAGCGTTTTTGCTAGGTTAATGAGTTCGATTTCACGATTCACAATTGATTGCTGTTTCTTGCTAAGAGTTTCGTTGCAAGAAAACAAACCACCTTTTTCACCTTTGCTGCAACCTAAACCAAACATGGGTCTTTCACCGTATCCTTATTACTATCCCTTTCTCAATTGTAACACGTTCCTCATTTGTGTATAGAAAACCATTTTATGACAACTCGTCAAAAATGACATATCGTCATAATAGTTCATTTAGCACCCAAATCAAGATGTTTTTTACCATCAGGCTGGCTTATGGATCTTTTTATAGAATGAATACACTTAACTCCGAAGAGTTAATTAGGCGGATACAAGTTGCAAAACTGTGATAATTGCCCGTAATTGGGCTTATAACTTACTTTTTAAACAGCCACTTATACCTAAAACTGACCTACACTTGAGAGCAGTATGAATTAAAGGTAGCGAATATGGTGAAGTCTAATAATGGGAGGTTGTCTGGATCGATACGTCGGCAAATGCAATTCTCTAGTCTACTGGTTGTTATCCTCTTAGCTATCTTTGTCGTAATCAATAACAGCTATTACCAGCGTGAAGCTGATCTGGGAAAGTTATTAGTTAGCATTTCTCAATCTGAAACCCACATGCTCAATATTCGTCGTTCCGAGAAAGATTTTTTGAGTAGGATAGACGAAAAATACATCGAACAGGTCGCGAACAATGTTGTGATGCTGAACGAAAGTGTTATCAATATCGATGAGTACTTAAAGCAGTACGATTTCGTTTGGTCACATTCAATGATCGACTTGATGAGTGGTATTGCGAGTTACCAAACTCTATTTAGACGCCTATCTAAACTGACGTATAGCATTCACGGCAAAGATGACAGCGGGTTAATAGGAGAAACTCAACGCGCATGGTTTGATTTACAAAGAAGCGCTATTGAGAGCAAAGATGAAGAATTACTTCACCTAATAACGACAACGCAACAGTCGAGTTATGTGTTCTTTCGTTTTTTTCGGATTAAAGATCTGGCGATACTCAACGAGAATGTTTCGACGCTTGTAGAATATGTAACGGTTCATGAAACTTCGTCCATCGCAAGTGTCTTCCAGTTTCGAGACAAGTTAGAGCGATTGCAAAGGGCTTATGAAGAATTTGGATATAACCAGGAGCAAGGAGTCCATGGAGATCTGCGAGGGATAATTCATGGGGTTGAAAGACAACTGACGGTATTATACACCGAGATCCCAGAGCAAATTAAAACAGAAATGGAGTCGCTGGCTATTAGAGCAAATATACTCTTGAGCGTTTTTATTATTCTGCTCGCTGGGGTGTTGAGCTACGTTACCATTTCTGTTTCGCGCTTGGAAAAGGGTTTATACGCATCTCGTGAAGAAGCGAAGTCAGCTAACAGAGCGAAAAGTACTTTCCTCGCGAATATGTCGCACGAAATACGTACCCCGCTAAACGGCATTATCGGCATGTCGGAAATTCTGACGGATACTCAGTTATCGATAACACAGCGAGATTATTTACATACCATTGAAACCTCCTCTCAGCATCTTCATGCACTGATCAACGATATTCTTGATCTCTCTAAAATAGAGTCGGGTAACCTGGAAATTTCACCGGTTCCAACGGATGTACGTGAACTCGTCTACGATTCAACGTCGATGTTGTTGGCAAGAGCAAAACTGAAGTCGTTGGAAATCCACATTCAGGTTGATAAGAGCATCCCCTATAGACTGGCAATTGATGAGCATCGTTTACGCCAAATTCTCGTAAACTTGCTGTCCAATGCCGTTAAGTTTACTTCTACCGGTAGCGTCACGGTTTCGGTCAAGGTTACACCGACTCGGGGTCAGAAGTGCTCATTGCTTTTTTCTGTTAAAGATTCGGGTATAGGGATAGATAAGGCCAAATTAGAGCGAATCTTTGATCCTTTTAGCCAGGAAGATGACTCAATAACGAGAAAGTTCGGTGGTACAGGTTTAGGGCTTAGTATTAGTTACCAACTGGTCGACATGATGGGGGGAGAGCTAAACGTTAAATCTGCCAAAGGAGTAGGAAGTGATTTCTATTTTAACTTGGAGGCTCCGGTTCAATCTTATCACCCTGAGCCGTTACCCAACTTAAATGTCGCGCTGTTGGGTTCTAATTCAACCGTTGAAAACGATCTGTCAGGGTGCT
This DNA window, taken from Vibrio tapetis subsp. tapetis, encodes the following:
- a CDS encoding TetR/AcrR family transcriptional regulator, giving the protein MFGLGCSKGEKGGLFSCNETLSKKQQSIVNREIELINLAKTLVEEQGFANFTMDKLTAISPYSKGTIYNHFCSKEDVVLALCILSLKKEAAMFIRSSAFEGTSREKVMAMHVAYRLYVQMEPVLSDCAMTAKTPWVLDKASPKRVQELNKLEEEVIKSADLLVQHAVETGDLQYSSGLSADAIVFANWSVAFGSNALAKNASESYCIDRLQDPYSVLHNASILLDGLNWKPLSSEWDYRKTWQRVEQELFPEEVAFLASKGLR
- a CDS encoding MDR family MFS transporter — its product is MTDDGSLFQWQRVGHFNLPIWTVLSGTLLARTSYFMAWPFLIVFLYQDYGASEIEVGAMLAASALVGAFTGLYSGYLSDKFGRKWVMVTGSTIAAFAYAGIGFADQIWQFFVLILLTGFMRPMIEAPSKAVISDNLSNLKDRELAMNIRYFLINLGGAIGPLIGITLALEQPQSLFVATGIVYVVYGVWLLIGIEPKLSQKEDGKPQIDKSSVPNFSAIVRVISKDTIFVKLMVANFLMMFVYAQVESSIPQVIVRSSIQDAGQLIASLVLVNTLTIIIFQFPMLKLMEHLPLFVRTRIGMALMGLSQVGFLLTPVDSVIGWGLACFVLSMGEVIAFPTLNVQIDRLAPPHLRGSYFGAAALYSLGFAVAPLVGGMVLGTLSSNWLFGLCIVLCGVMMVLYRRVEQSDELANRPMEAEA
- a CDS encoding outer membrane lipoprotein-sorting protein encodes the protein MNTSFNTIARSTLLITATLFSVSVFADASRGLEIAMERKARDTGWQDSTATMNMELSNAHGESSTRLMRMKSLEVEQDGDKGLTIFDQPRDVKGTAFLNHSHIQQADDQWLYLPALKRVKRISSRNKSGPFMGSEFAYEDLSSFELEKYTFNYLKDEEYNGYSTFVMEQIPTDKNSGYTKQLVWLEQAEYRPLKVEFYDRKGSLLKTLTFAQYEQYQGQYWRAHKMEMVNHQSGKKTTLTTQDMEFKTGLKESDFNKNALKRIR
- a CDS encoding efflux RND transporter permease subunit translates to MNKQPNFFTRLLKSPISHTRWVLFMTTLTLIVAIVGGKNLYFRGDYNIFFDGTNPQLQAFEEIQATFNKTDNLAFIVAPKDNNIFSPETLTMIQAFTTDAWQIPYSSRVDSLANYQHTEAFEDDLLVEDLLYSEYQHTAKRIDKVRDIAVNEPVLKQSVVSERGDVTVINVTLQIPKIDETAELLEVVHFSNDLLAKYQLAYPSIEFHTAGIVALNNAFMESAQQDSSTLVPAMLLVILFFLTIMLRSIFSVIATLLVIIGSVAATMGLSGWAGMFLSTATVNIPTLVLTLAVADCVHVIATMRHEMLQGKGKQEAIAHSIWVNFMPILITSVTTAIGFLMMNMSDSPVLRDFGNLAALGVMIACILSFTLLPALLKVLPIRVTLQAEQKPNYMDRLGDFVVAKRKALLPISALVIAISASLLPLNQINDDSVKYFDTSNSFRQAADFMEERISGMTNIAIAVKTGESQGIADPKFLTVLGEFTDWLRAQPETDHVASLSDVYKRLNQNMHGDDPTYYQLPLNRELAAQYLLMYEMSLPYGLDLNNQINIDKSSVRMMLTTQNLGSKQLVDIEQRIHQWFADNAPQYQIQASSPSLMFAHIGEANMASMLATLPITLILISGLMIFALRSFKLGLISIVPNMAPAVIGFGIWALYSGEINLGLSVVVTLTLGIVVDDAVHFLSKYQRARKEGNNAEQAVRYAFHTVGRALVITTIVLVAGFAILGLSSFRLNADMGQLSALVIFLALVVDFIFLPTLLMLFDKDTQPESQTNDAINQANNPSPQQA
- a CDS encoding ATP-binding protein — encoded protein: MVKSNNGRLSGSIRRQMQFSSLLVVILLAIFVVINNSYYQREADLGKLLVSISQSETHMLNIRRSEKDFLSRIDEKYIEQVANNVVMLNESVINIDEYLKQYDFVWSHSMIDLMSGIASYQTLFRRLSKLTYSIHGKDDSGLIGETQRAWFDLQRSAIESKDEELLHLITTTQQSSYVFFRFFRIKDLAILNENVSTLVEYVTVHETSSIASVFQFRDKLERLQRAYEEFGYNQEQGVHGDLRGIIHGVERQLTVLYTEIPEQIKTEMESLAIRANILLSVFIILLAGVLSYVTISVSRLEKGLYASREEAKSANRAKSTFLANMSHEIRTPLNGIIGMSEILTDTQLSITQRDYLHTIETSSQHLHALINDILDLSKIESGNLEISPVPTDVRELVYDSTSMLLARAKLKSLEIHIQVDKSIPYRLAIDEHRLRQILVNLLSNAVKFTSTGSVTVSVKVTPTRGQKCSLLFSVKDSGIGIDKAKLERIFDPFSQEDDSITRKFGGTGLGLSISYQLVDMMGGELNVKSAKGVGSDFYFNLEAPVQSYHPEPLPNLNVALLGSNSTVENDLSGCLEYYQCQSIRLYHSAATISEPCDTVIYNPTNSEEMDAQLAILTAMVPKPKILVVQKINSFELSDSLADNLVDGVIQYPLLGRRLYSALTQSSENKKRSQAKQMLAAHKSESGQSIPENESLSDSQQASKGVILVVEDNTVNQKVVSLLLTKAGFTFEIANDGLEAVELIQQNKVYDVILMDCMMPEMDGFTATINIRKFEAENGQTPMPILALTASVLEEDLNKCLEVGMNDYLPKPINKKQLMAAIDKYI